The Dyadobacter subterraneus genome window below encodes:
- a CDS encoding PfkB family carbohydrate kinase translates to MDQKRIENILEKISTVKIAVYGDYCLDSYWIIDERGSEISIETGLKTQAVSSHYYTPGGAGNVVANLSALNPAKIKVIGAIGNDIFGRELDAQLQALGADTSSLFIQQENFNTYSYLKRLIDGQEEPRIDFGIFNERSTETDEKILDAIENALIEYDAVIFNQQVTGSINNESFIERANALFEKYSDKIVMLDSRHFNDRFKNTHLKANDREIASLSGVQVSPDEVIPAGDVKKYGKAVFDKTNKPVFVTSGERGILAFDENGIYKIHGLQLKTKLDTVGAGDTTISALTLCLAAGIPADEAAEFANLAAAVTVQKLYTTGTATGEEILKISNEPDYIYNADLAENERQAVYVPETEFELCAPEVMERLGHIRYAVFDHDGTISSMRQGWEEIMEPVMMKSILGTQYETIDSGTFHKVQEKVKDFIHKTTGIQTIFQMEGLVNLVREFGYVPENEILDKFQYKEIYNDGLMEMVNKRMQKLEAGELSQSDFIMKGAVDFLYQLKERGVTMYLASGTDAEDVRHEAEMLGYADLFDGGIYGALRDYTKFSKKMIIEKIIKDNNLRGNELAVFGDGPDEIREGRRAGGVSVGITSNELQRFGHNPAKRPRLVRAGAQLLIPDFSQHKKLISLLFQENVDYAS, encoded by the coding sequence ATGGATCAAAAGAGAATTGAAAATATTCTGGAAAAAATTTCAACTGTTAAAATTGCGGTATATGGCGACTATTGCCTGGATTCTTACTGGATTATCGACGAGCGGGGTTCCGAGATTTCTATTGAAACCGGTCTGAAAACACAGGCAGTGTCGAGTCATTATTATACACCTGGTGGTGCCGGAAACGTTGTTGCCAATCTTTCAGCCCTGAATCCTGCCAAAATCAAGGTAATTGGTGCCATTGGAAATGATATTTTTGGAAGAGAATTAGATGCGCAATTGCAGGCTTTGGGAGCTGATACTTCTTCACTTTTTATACAACAGGAAAATTTCAATACCTATAGTTATTTAAAACGTCTTATTGATGGACAGGAAGAGCCAAGAATTGATTTTGGTATCTTCAATGAACGCAGTACGGAAACGGACGAAAAAATACTTGATGCGATAGAAAATGCATTAATTGAATATGATGCTGTCATTTTCAATCAGCAGGTTACCGGCAGTATTAATAATGAATCATTCATTGAGCGCGCCAACGCACTTTTTGAAAAATACAGCGACAAAATCGTCATGCTGGATTCCCGTCATTTTAATGACCGTTTCAAGAATACTCATCTAAAAGCAAATGATCGTGAAATAGCATCACTTTCAGGAGTCCAGGTTAGTCCTGACGAAGTTATTCCTGCCGGTGATGTTAAAAAATATGGAAAGGCGGTTTTTGACAAAACTAACAAACCTGTCTTTGTAACATCCGGAGAACGTGGAATTTTGGCTTTTGATGAAAATGGCATTTATAAAATTCACGGATTACAATTAAAAACGAAACTGGATACGGTTGGCGCGGGAGACACAACCATCAGCGCCCTTACATTATGTCTGGCCGCAGGAATTCCTGCTGATGAAGCAGCTGAATTTGCAAATCTGGCCGCTGCCGTCACTGTTCAGAAGTTATATACAACCGGAACTGCGACTGGCGAAGAAATTCTGAAAATCAGCAACGAGCCTGACTACATATACAATGCCGACCTGGCAGAGAATGAACGGCAGGCAGTATATGTTCCGGAAACTGAATTCGAACTTTGCGCTCCGGAAGTGATGGAACGTCTTGGTCATATCCGTTATGCAGTTTTTGATCATGATGGTACGATCAGTTCGATGCGTCAGGGCTGGGAAGAAATTATGGAGCCTGTGATGATGAAATCAATACTTGGAACTCAGTACGAAACCATCGATTCCGGGACTTTCCACAAAGTGCAGGAAAAGGTGAAAGATTTTATTCATAAAACAACCGGAATCCAAACAATTTTCCAAATGGAAGGACTGGTTAATCTGGTTCGTGAATTCGGTTATGTTCCTGAAAACGAAATTCTGGACAAGTTTCAATACAAGGAAATTTACAACGACGGTCTGATGGAAATGGTGAACAAGCGTATGCAAAAACTTGAAGCCGGAGAATTAAGCCAAAGCGATTTCATTATGAAAGGTGCCGTTGATTTCCTTTATCAATTAAAAGAACGCGGCGTAACCATGTATCTGGCCAGTGGAACGGATGCAGAAGATGTGCGGCATGAAGCGGAAATGCTTGGGTACGCCGATTTATTTGATGGAGGAATTTATGGCGCATTGAGAGATTATACCAAGTTTTCTAAAAAGATGATTATTGAAAAAATCATAAAGGACAATAATCTGAGAGGAAATGAACTGGCCGTTTTTGGCGACGGTCCGGACGAAATACGTGAAGGTCGCCGTGCAGGTGGAGTGTCTGTTGGGATAACAAGTAACGAATTGCAACGCTTCGGACACAATCCGGCAAAACGTCCACGCCTAGTACGCGCAGGAGCACAATTGCTGATTCCTGATTTTTCCCAGCACAAAAAATTAATCTCGCTATTATTCCAGGAAAACGTTGACTACGCGTCATGA
- a CDS encoding ligand-binding sensor domain-containing protein, which produces MKLLNAVFGEFRRGVSGVLFLSFLVLFSCGRKNGSDFVYLDKPFWQEYHEGYAVGASPESNDVRSIAVDDESNVWIATGDGIFQKRQDSATWDSMLPEDETGPSFSVFVENKTIWLGTWNGLWRYQNNKLEQITGPKGTVSAICKTPDGLYVLGPNGFWFDNGKGFVKKETILPKSIRDVISDQAHGLWIATDVGLYHWTEKETEHVYKQKELLSGYVKGLALDADKKLWIGGLGGVTIRNADEVEKTLQPENGIPSVYVTSVKYAPDSTMWVGTQTGVVRYKSDGSHSLRFSRRWLMDDQVNDIAFDKNGNAWIATPKGVSAIKKKKMTLAQKQDFFNDVLMKRHIRAPWIAGQCHLTTPGDTTFWLPEDDDNDGEYTGNYLAMESFRYASTKDPEAKENAKKAFGFLKLLQEVTDTDGFFARTIVPADWKNVHDGNKIFTEKQLADELVKEPRNKPVEVRWHKSKDGKWLWKGDTSSDEMCGHMFGYYFYYTLVADESEKKIIGKHVGRIVDYLMKHNLDLVDVDGKATRWSVWSPDKLNRDPEWLPDRNQNSMEMLTFLLLANHMTGDEKYQKEYLRLIAKENYLQNMSEVTNQNPAWFIYFDVVLQAYLYPILINCEKDPERLAFYKTHLERWFEKRKGDHNPLINFIYCYSTNKKAELKNSVDFLIDTPLDLVDWHIDHSKREDLKIVRKPVLEDIQVDAMQPASIRMTVRWDKNPWTATGGDPSTEREPVFWQLPYWMGRYLGMIK; this is translated from the coding sequence ATGAAATTGTTAAACGCAGTGTTCGGAGAGTTTAGGCGCGGTGTTTCGGGAGTTTTATTTTTGAGTTTTTTGGTTCTTTTTTCTTGTGGGAGAAAGAATGGTTCTGATTTTGTTTATCTGGACAAACCTTTTTGGCAGGAATATCATGAGGGTTACGCTGTTGGTGCTTCTCCTGAATCAAATGACGTTCGCAGTATAGCTGTTGATGATGAATCGAATGTCTGGATTGCTACGGGCGATGGGATTTTTCAGAAAAGACAAGATTCTGCTACCTGGGATTCCATGCTGCCGGAAGATGAAACCGGACCTTCCTTTTCTGTTTTTGTTGAAAATAAAACAATCTGGCTTGGGACGTGGAACGGACTTTGGCGTTATCAAAATAATAAACTGGAACAGATAACCGGGCCGAAAGGTACGGTTTCTGCTATTTGTAAAACTCCCGACGGACTTTATGTTTTAGGACCAAATGGTTTTTGGTTTGATAATGGAAAAGGATTTGTCAAAAAGGAAACAATTCTCCCCAAATCCATTCGTGACGTCATTTCCGATCAAGCTCATGGCCTATGGATCGCTACGGATGTAGGATTATATCATTGGACTGAAAAAGAAACAGAACATGTTTACAAGCAAAAAGAACTGCTTAGCGGTTATGTCAAAGGTCTTGCGCTTGATGCTGATAAAAAGTTGTGGATCGGTGGGTTAGGCGGCGTTACGATCAGAAATGCGGATGAAGTTGAGAAAACTTTACAGCCGGAAAATGGAATTCCGTCCGTCTATGTGACATCTGTAAAATATGCGCCGGACAGTACCATGTGGGTCGGAACGCAAACGGGTGTTGTCCGTTACAAATCTGATGGTTCTCATTCATTGCGTTTCAGCAGACGCTGGCTCATGGATGATCAGGTAAATGATATTGCTTTTGACAAAAATGGAAATGCCTGGATTGCCACGCCAAAAGGTGTAAGTGCGATTAAAAAGAAGAAAATGACTTTGGCTCAAAAGCAGGATTTCTTTAACGATGTTCTGATGAAACGTCATATTCGCGCGCCGTGGATTGCCGGGCAATGCCATCTTACCACACCAGGGGATACGACATTCTGGCTACCGGAGGACGATGACAATGACGGAGAATACACCGGAAATTATCTGGCCATGGAAAGTTTCAGGTATGCGTCTACCAAAGATCCGGAAGCAAAAGAAAATGCAAAAAAGGCTTTTGGCTTTCTGAAATTATTACAGGAAGTAACTGATACAGATGGATTTTTTGCACGTACGATTGTCCCTGCTGATTGGAAAAACGTGCACGATGGCAACAAAATTTTCACCGAAAAACAACTGGCCGACGAACTGGTAAAAGAACCTAGAAATAAACCGGTCGAAGTGCGCTGGCACAAATCAAAAGATGGGAAATGGCTATGGAAAGGTGATACCAGCAGTGATGAAATGTGCGGACATATGTTTGGTTACTATTTCTACTATACGCTGGTTGCTGATGAAAGCGAAAAGAAAATCATTGGCAAACATGTTGGCCGGATTGTCGATTATTTGATGAAACATAATCTTGACCTGGTTGATGTAGATGGAAAAGCAACCCGCTGGTCGGTTTGGTCGCCGGATAAACTAAACCGCGACCCGGAATGGCTACCAGACAGAAACCAGAATTCTATGGAAATGCTGACATTTCTCTTGTTAGCAAATCACATGACAGGCGACGAAAAATATCAAAAAGAATATTTACGTCTGATTGCAAAAGAAAATTACCTTCAGAACATGTCGGAAGTGACAAACCAGAATCCTGCCTGGTTTATTTATTTCGATGTCGTGCTTCAAGCTTACCTCTATCCAATCCTGATCAATTGTGAAAAAGATCCTGAGCGATTGGCTTTCTACAAAACACATCTGGAACGCTGGTTTGAAAAAAGAAAAGGCGATCATAACCCACTGATCAATTTCATCTACTGTTACAGTACCAATAAAAAAGCGGAGCTAAAAAATTCGGTTGATTTCCTGATCGATACACCACTCGATTTGGTCGACTGGCACATTGATCACAGCAAAAGAGAAGATCTGAAAATTGTCAGAAAACCGGTTTTGGAAGACATTCAGGTTGACGCCATGCAGCCTGCAAGTATACGTATGACCGTGCGATGGGATAAAAACCCATGGACTGCAACCGGAGGCGATCCTTCGACAGAAAGAGAACCCGTTTTCTGGCAGCTTCCTTACTGGATGGGAAGATATCTGGGAATGATAAAGTGA
- a CDS encoding polysaccharide deacetylase family protein, with amino-acid sequence MKNRTPLFLLFILIHFTTVKIMAQSAQTYAEKLGWPKGAKVIIFHVDDAGMSYSSNQGAVKSIQNGIATSCSIMMPCPWAAAFTKYAVKNPKMDAGLHLTLTSEWQEYRWPPLGGIIHSPGLVDEEDCMWHEVEQVVKNASADIVEQEIRAQVQRALKIGLKPTHLDSHMGTLFAHAPFLERYIKVGMEFGIPVMFPGGNNKLLIECLNAPVVKKLKAEGKWKEGTKLPDPALVKESKAVGEKIWNAGLPVLDDLHTNSGDWKPEGNVTPEQWGKYKAMKFKEMLGKMQPGVAMMIVHSSDITDAFKHISASGGSRYADMLSMLDPDLKAYIKSEGIILTNWKEMLERRKNVK; translated from the coding sequence ATGAAAAACAGGACGCCGCTATTTCTGTTATTTATTCTGATCCATTTTACTACGGTGAAGATAATGGCACAGTCGGCACAAACTTATGCTGAAAAACTGGGCTGGCCAAAAGGCGCAAAGGTGATCATTTTTCATGTGGATGATGCCGGAATGTCGTATTCATCCAACCAGGGCGCTGTCAAATCGATTCAAAATGGCATTGCAACTTCTTGCAGTATTATGATGCCTTGTCCATGGGCCGCGGCGTTTACAAAATATGCGGTAAAAAATCCAAAAATGGATGCAGGATTGCATCTAACCTTAACTTCTGAGTGGCAGGAATATCGCTGGCCGCCGCTTGGAGGTATCATACATTCTCCCGGACTGGTTGACGAAGAAGATTGTATGTGGCATGAAGTGGAGCAGGTTGTGAAAAATGCGAGTGCGGATATTGTAGAACAGGAAATCCGCGCACAGGTGCAAAGAGCTTTAAAAATCGGTTTAAAACCTACGCACCTGGATTCTCATATGGGAACATTGTTTGCGCACGCTCCTTTTTTGGAAAGATATATCAAGGTCGGAATGGAATTTGGAATACCGGTAATGTTTCCCGGCGGCAATAACAAACTGCTCATCGAATGTCTCAACGCTCCGGTTGTCAAAAAATTAAAAGCAGAAGGTAAATGGAAAGAAGGCACCAAACTTCCTGATCCCGCACTTGTAAAAGAATCAAAAGCAGTTGGAGAAAAAATCTGGAATGCGGGTTTGCCGGTTCTGGATGATTTGCATACAAACAGCGGCGATTGGAAACCCGAAGGAAATGTTACCCCGGAACAATGGGGAAAGTACAAAGCCATGAAATTTAAAGAAATGCTTGGCAAAATGCAGCCAGGTGTTGCGATGATGATCGTTCACAGCAGCGACATTACCGATGCCTTCAAACACATCAGCGCTTCCGGCGGCTCGCGTTATGCGGATATGCTTTCAATGCTGGATCCTGATCTGAAAGCTTATATAAAATCGGAAGGAATCATTTTGACTAACTGGAAAGAAATGTTGGAAAGACGGAAAAATGTGAAGTAG
- a CDS encoding sialidase family protein gives MKVPLYFFLFFLSVQTIHAQSSPVVQQSLIFPQQPKHVHGSSIVSLPNGDFLVAWFQGSGERSADDVKIMGSRLKKGEKIWSEPFLMADTPLIPDCNPVLFLNSKGKLFLTWIAVQANLWEQSIIRFKTSSDYNKSGAPIWNWQDNIFLKPDKKFEEEVAAKFKELPESTIGWAGYAPKYDDMIIEASKKVPKRSIGWMTRIKPLILENGRIVLPLYSDGFNFSMMAISDDDGESWHPGLPVVGRGPIQPALAKKKNGNLVALMRDSGDEPTRVHFSESSDKGESWKATVKTDIPNTASVELLVLNDGKWAFLGNDIDDGRYQLSLKISDDEGKNWKWKTFIENDLSKKGGYSYPSLIQTADGLLHMTYSYHPEKDKKSIKYVVVDLKKMVN, from the coding sequence ATGAAAGTTCCGTTATATTTTTTTCTTTTTTTCCTGTCAGTACAAACAATTCACGCACAATCTTCACCGGTTGTGCAGCAAAGTTTAATTTTTCCGCAGCAGCCAAAACACGTGCACGGAAGCAGTATTGTCAGTTTACCCAACGGAGATTTTCTGGTTGCCTGGTTTCAGGGAAGTGGTGAAAGAAGTGCGGATGATGTGAAAATTATGGGCTCCCGACTCAAAAAAGGAGAAAAGATTTGGAGTGAACCATTCCTGATGGCTGATACACCATTGATACCGGATTGTAATCCTGTTTTATTTTTGAACAGCAAAGGAAAACTTTTCCTTACCTGGATTGCTGTTCAGGCGAACCTTTGGGAACAATCGATAATCCGGTTTAAAACATCAAGCGATTATAACAAAAGCGGTGCGCCAATCTGGAACTGGCAGGACAATATTTTTTTGAAACCGGATAAAAAATTTGAAGAAGAAGTCGCGGCGAAATTTAAAGAGCTCCCGGAAAGTACTATTGGCTGGGCTGGTTATGCGCCAAAATATGATGACATGATTATCGAAGCCAGTAAAAAAGTACCGAAAAGAAGCATTGGCTGGATGACTCGAATCAAACCGCTCATTCTGGAAAACGGCAGAATTGTTTTACCGCTTTATTCTGATGGTTTTAATTTTTCGATGATGGCGATTTCTGATGATGACGGTGAAAGCTGGCATCCGGGTTTACCGGTTGTTGGCCGCGGTCCGATTCAACCCGCTTTGGCAAAAAAGAAAAACGGCAATCTGGTTGCTCTGATGCGCGACAGCGGTGACGAACCAACCCGCGTTCATTTCAGCGAATCTTCGGATAAAGGTGAAAGTTGGAAAGCGACGGTTAAAACGGATATTCCAAATACAGCCAGCGTTGAATTGCTTGTTTTAAACGACGGGAAATGGGCATTTCTTGGAAATGATATTGATGACGGACGTTATCAATTAAGTCTCAAAATCTCGGACGATGAAGGAAAAAACTGGAAATGGAAAACTTTTATTGAAAATGATTTATCCAAAAAGGGCGGTTACTCCTACCCTTCGCTGATTCAAACTGCCGATGGCTTACTTCATATGACCTATTCCTATCATCCTGAAAAAGATAAAAAATCAATTAAATATGTTGTGGTTGACTTGAAAAAAATGGTCAACTAA
- a CDS encoding DUF3748 domain-containing protein gives MSSGQETEEKQITHDLTYNHDLDNNDNFSPDGEWLVYDTRTDDGGIPESARIEKVNVKTGEIKVLFKVENNGIWGPGAGAVSYSPKENSVVFIHGLENSTKENPYQQWRRTGVIIENAKPNVPIYMDARDVTFPYTPGALRGGTHRHEWSGDGQWIGFTYNDAILKALEDVTGSKRNLRTIGVSKKIKAVKVDKNAENVSGEWFSALVVRVVPEPKPGSDEISHAVSDSWVGTNGYRRSDGKTQIARAFLGTVIDKNGKSVPEVFVVDIPDDITKPGEYGPLEGTKTDFPMPPKGTVQRRLTFTADSKYPGCSGVVRSSPDGNSLAFLAKDEKGITQIFLLPPTGGKPQQLTEHESDVSGNLRWHPDGKHVSYVWNGSVMLCRTGNAPFKDRYQTLTKSSKPAPTNIVWAHDGKMFAFNKPVKDENGTGTTLQVFVKTYQPK, from the coding sequence ATGTCATCCGGCCAAGAAACAGAAGAAAAACAGATTACACATGATCTGACTTACAATCACGATCTGGATAATAACGATAATTTTTCTCCTGACGGCGAATGGCTTGTGTATGATACCCGCACAGATGATGGCGGAATTCCTGAATCTGCACGGATTGAAAAAGTGAACGTAAAAACGGGTGAAATAAAAGTGCTTTTCAAAGTAGAAAATAACGGAATCTGGGGACCTGGCGCTGGTGCGGTAAGTTATAGTCCAAAGGAAAACTCGGTTGTTTTTATTCATGGATTGGAAAATAGTACCAAGGAAAACCCATATCAGCAATGGCGCCGTACGGGTGTCATTATCGAAAATGCAAAACCGAACGTACCCATTTATATGGATGCCCGGGACGTAACATTTCCATATACTCCCGGTGCTTTGCGGGGCGGCACCCATCGCCATGAATGGAGCGGAGATGGCCAGTGGATAGGTTTTACTTATAACGACGCCATTTTAAAAGCATTGGAAGATGTTACCGGCTCTAAAAGAAATCTCAGAACGATTGGTGTTTCAAAAAAAATAAAGGCTGTCAAGGTTGACAAAAATGCAGAAAATGTCTCCGGCGAATGGTTCAGCGCACTGGTGGTTCGCGTAGTGCCTGAACCCAAACCGGGTTCTGATGAAATCAGTCATGCAGTCAGTGATAGCTGGGTTGGCACAAATGGTTATCGTCGTTCCGATGGAAAAACGCAGATTGCCAGAGCATTTCTTGGTACTGTTATTGATAAAAACGGCAAATCAGTACCGGAAGTGTTTGTAGTTGATATTCCGGATGATATCACAAAACCGGGAGAATATGGTCCGTTGGAAGGTACCAAAACCGATTTCCCAATGCCGCCAAAAGGTACGGTTCAAAGAAGACTGACTTTCACTGCTGATTCAAAATATCCGGGTTGTTCCGGTGTGGTCCGGTCGTCACCGGATGGAAATTCTCTCGCTTTTTTAGCAAAAGATGAAAAAGGTATAACACAAATATTTCTGTTACCTCCAACCGGTGGAAAACCTCAACAATTAACGGAACATGAATCGGACGTCTCAGGTAATTTGCGCTGGCATCCGGATGGGAAACATGTAAGTTACGTCTGGAATGGTAGTGTTATGTTATGTCGAACAGGAAATGCTCCATTTAAAGATCGATATCAAACTTTAACAAAATCATCAAAACCGGCTCCGACAAATATTGTCTGGGCGCATGATGGGAAAATGTTTGCTTTTAATAAACCTGTGAAAGATGAGAATGGCACAGGGACGACTTTACAGGTTTTTGTGAAAACTTATCAGCCAAAATAG
- a CDS encoding Uma2 family endonuclease: MEAVAEKLHSLEEYFKFCETHEGRFEYVNGEITEMSGESVTANQIAGNIHFYIRGLLQDQAYIFVQNAVKLQVEEGKIFRIPDFFIFKEAGNKIKYATEPLLIVEVISESTEKTDRITKLNEYRSINSLEYYIIVEQNNCFVEMYTREGERWYVEFYEKMDDIIKLTHFNIELPLSKIYNKVSFEKEV, encoded by the coding sequence ATGGAAGCAGTAGCCGAAAAACTTCACAGTCTGGAAGAGTACTTTAAGTTTTGCGAAACGCATGAAGGGCGTTTCGAATACGTAAACGGAGAAATCACAGAGATGTCGGGAGAATCGGTTACAGCGAATCAGATCGCTGGAAATATACATTTTTATATACGCGGATTACTGCAAGACCAAGCTTATATTTTTGTTCAAAATGCAGTTAAATTACAAGTGGAGGAAGGTAAAATTTTCCGTATCCCGGATTTTTTTATTTTTAAGGAGGCAGGCAATAAAATAAAGTATGCAACTGAACCACTTTTAATTGTTGAGGTAATTTCTGAAAGTACTGAAAAGACAGATCGCATCACAAAACTTAATGAATACAGATCAATAAATTCATTAGAGTATTACATTATCGTTGAACAAAATAACTGTTTTGTGGAAATGTATACGCGTGAAGGCGAACGTTGGTATGTTGAGTTTTATGAAAAAATGGATGACATTATTAAACTCACTCATTTTAACATAGAACTACCGCTAAGCAAGATTTACAACAAAGTTTCTTTTGAAAAAGAAGTCTGA
- a CDS encoding LacI family DNA-binding transcriptional regulator, giving the protein MDKEVTIYDIAKILEISPATVSRALNDHPAINSKTKLLIGQKASELGYRSNTFASNLRRRSTNTLGVIVPRLNSHFMSAVLAGMEEEANDSGYNLLISQSLESVKKEIANAKTMFNSRVDGLLASVAYDTDTFEHFENFIKKGVPILFFDRIIDHPACSGVVIDNELAGFDATSHLINQGCKRIMHVTGNLKRNVYSGRLKGYQNALVQNGLPLQDDLVMVTDLSQEAGKLVAQKIDEMESKPDGIFISNDICAVSCMKSLKEKGYVIPDDIAVVGFNNDPVSQVIEPNLTTVYYPGQQMGEVAIRSLVNHLKGIQHIDTSKTIVLQSELFVRSSSLKNG; this is encoded by the coding sequence ATGGACAAGGAAGTTACCATTTATGATATAGCTAAAATACTCGAAATTTCTCCGGCCACAGTTAGCAGGGCATTGAATGATCATCCGGCGATCAACAGCAAAACCAAGTTATTAATTGGTCAAAAGGCGAGTGAATTGGGTTATCGTTCCAACACTTTTGCGAGCAATTTGCGAAGACGTAGTACCAATACATTAGGTGTGATCGTACCCCGATTGAACAGTCATTTTATGTCTGCTGTTCTGGCCGGAATGGAGGAGGAGGCAAACGATTCGGGATATAATCTTTTGATAAGCCAGTCTTTGGAATCTGTAAAAAAAGAGATTGCCAATGCCAAAACGATGTTTAACAGTCGTGTGGATGGCTTATTAGCTTCCGTTGCTTATGATACTGATACTTTTGAGCATTTTGAAAATTTCATAAAAAAGGGTGTTCCGATCTTATTTTTCGACCGGATTATTGACCATCCAGCATGCAGTGGGGTTGTAATTGATAATGAACTTGCAGGATTTGATGCGACTTCCCATTTGATAAATCAGGGCTGCAAAAGGATTATGCACGTCACCGGAAACCTTAAAAGAAATGTCTATTCCGGACGATTAAAAGGTTACCAAAACGCGCTTGTTCAGAACGGTTTGCCTTTGCAGGATGATTTGGTAATGGTAACGGATTTGAGCCAGGAAGCTGGGAAATTGGTAGCTCAAAAAATTGATGAAATGGAATCGAAGCCGGATGGAATCTTTATTTCCAATGATATTTGCGCGGTAAGCTGTATGAAATCTTTGAAGGAAAAAGGATATGTAATTCCGGATGATATAGCAGTTGTAGGATTTAATAACGATCCCGTTTCACAAGTCATAGAACCTAATTTAACAACGGTTTATTATCCCGGACAGCAAATGGGCGAAGTTGCTATAAGAAGTTTGGTAAATCACTTAAAAGGAATTCAGCATATTGATACATCCAAAACAATTGTTTTGCAGTCAGAATTATTTGTCAGGAGTTCGTCATTGAAAAATGGTTGA
- the uxuA gene encoding mannonate dehydratase — protein sequence MIHTMRWFGPNDPVSLMDIRQAGCSGVVSALHQIPVGDIWTLSEIENRKKLIEEKNKQYSTLKWMVVESLPVHEDIKKGLPSRDLYIENYKESLKNLSASGIKTVCYNFMPVLDWSRTSLDYEMPEGSKTLRFVWVDFAIFDLFILKRPGAEQDYEPETRIAAESKFHSLSSYQLSVLTNTVLLGLPGSEEAFNLNVFQSLIDQYADIDDSQLRKNLYYFISQVAPLAQELGVNLCIHPDDPPRSLLGLPRVVSTESDFEQLMQACDVRANGITFCTGSLGVREDNDLPGMIERFGDRIHFVHLRTTKREEGTRNFHEAPHLKGDVDMYEVVKALLKEEKKRNSAGYSDFALPMRPDHGFQMLDDLHKKTYPGYSAIGRLKALAELRGLEMGISRSLT from the coding sequence ATGATACATACCATGCGCTGGTTCGGTCCTAATGACCCTGTTTCTTTAATGGATATTCGTCAGGCCGGATGCAGTGGCGTAGTGAGTGCATTGCACCAGATTCCTGTCGGAGATATCTGGACTTTGTCGGAAATTGAAAACCGCAAAAAATTAATTGAAGAGAAAAACAAACAGTACTCCACATTAAAATGGATGGTTGTTGAAAGTCTTCCGGTACATGAGGATATTAAAAAAGGTCTTCCATCGCGTGATTTGTATATTGAAAATTATAAAGAATCGTTAAAAAACCTTTCCGCTTCAGGTATTAAAACGGTCTGTTACAATTTTATGCCGGTGCTGGACTGGTCGCGTACGTCACTTGATTATGAAATGCCCGAAGGTTCAAAAACACTTCGATTCGTATGGGTGGATTTTGCAATTTTTGATTTATTTATTTTGAAAAGACCTGGTGCAGAACAGGATTATGAACCGGAAACCAGGATTGCGGCTGAAAGCAAATTCCATAGCTTGTCCTCCTATCAGCTTTCAGTTTTGACCAATACCGTTTTACTAGGCTTACCAGGTTCAGAAGAAGCATTTAATCTCAACGTTTTTCAAAGTTTAATTGATCAATATGCTGATATTGATGATAGCCAGTTAAGAAAAAATCTGTATTATTTTATTTCCCAGGTAGCACCTTTGGCGCAGGAACTGGGCGTAAATCTTTGCATTCACCCGGACGATCCGCCAAGATCACTTTTAGGCCTCCCGCGTGTAGTCAGCACAGAATCGGATTTTGAGCAGTTGATGCAAGCTTGTGATGTAAGAGCAAATGGAATCACTTTCTGCACCGGCTCCCTGGGTGTTAGGGAAGATAATGATCTTCCGGGCATGATCGAACGCTTCGGTGATCGAATCCATTTTGTCCATTTGCGAACTACCAAACGCGAGGAGGGAACCAGAAACTTTCATGAAGCACCGCATTTGAAAGGCGATGTGGATATGTATGAAGTTGTAAAAGCATTACTCAAAGAAGAGAAAAAACGCAATTCTGCCGGATATTCTGATTTCGCATTACCAATGCGGCCAGACCACGGTTTTCAAATGCTTGATGATTTACATAAAAAAACCTACCCAGGTTATTCAGCAATTGGCCGATTGAAGGCGCTGGCAGAATTAAGAGGACTGGAAATGGGAATTTCAAGATCGCTGACCTGA